Part of the Leptodactylus fuscus isolate aLepFus1 chromosome 6, aLepFus1.hap2, whole genome shotgun sequence genome, GGGAgctgtaaaataaaaacaaaagcatAATCCTATACTCAGCTCCCCGTTATACCCCACCAATGTCGGTTTGTTCTCATGGCAGTGCCTCAATTTTGGAAATTATGTACCTAaatggtctcagcggtcacatgaggtacaGAACTTCTGGCAAGAAGGCCctggcacgagactgaatggacactggtggtggACAATGGAGAAACAGggaacctgtccttaggataggtcatcaatattaaatctgcaGGGCCTCTGAAGATCAGCTTTTACAGAACAGTGTGACTACAGGTAATGTTAACATTTCTAAGAGCCATGCTTCATGTTTTGCTATAGTGGTGGGATTAAGTAGTGTAGTGatgcacattgtatggtggttGAGCAGAATGGCCATTACCTGTAGTTGCACTGTTGATACAGATGATCTGCAAGGGTCCTGATAGTGGGCTCCTAGAATCAATTCCATTGGTGGGCCCTAGATATCCAAGTCTGACACCTTAAGAACAACTGCTGTAGACCACTGCTCTCATATTCCACTGTACTAGCATAGGTAAATAATCTGAAGAGACCACTAGATGGCGGACTTACAATACGAATGGATAGATTAGGCACCATCCAAAATACTCAAGATAATCTGTATCAATGTAAAGCAAAAgctattatttatttctctttattGTATAtcgtgccaacatattccacagcactttactgacaatgtcagtcactgtcccatatagggctcagaaTTTAAAttacctatcagcatgtctttggagtaaACTAAAACCTTTACTAGTCCTATAAAGGGCAGAATGCAGCACTGCCATAGGACTTACTAAGAAAAGGAGCTCAGTAATTGTTACCTGAAAGATAAGCCTGAATATTAGCAAGCATAATATTAAACCTAGCAGATTGCTATGCTAAATAATGCTGGCACTTGAAGATCTTCAAGTCAGTGGGTGATGAGAAGAGTTGTGTACTTTCTTCTTGCAATACAACTATTGTCCTGTAGATGGCAGTAGATGGATATAGGTCAGTTTTCCAGTATGAGCCCAAGGTTAGCAATCATAAGACAAGTCAGAAGCTACAGTAGTATCATACACTACATCTCCATAGTTGTATGTGCCATTGGCTACTAACAGAATataaaaatccccccccccccaatgccttCACCAAACTCCTCTAGAAAATGGCACCGGGGGTATACAGTAAAACACGGTGTTAACACAGCAGAGATAGCATCTTTACACAGTGCTAGTCCTTGTGTTCTCGCCTGGCCAGTTGTGAAGGGGTTAAGCTGGCACCAGTGtagtgattggccagggctgcaGGGTCCCTGAGGACACTTCATTATCATATAAGCAATGACTGGAGCTGCACACACCGGCAGGTAGGGCATAGCCCCTCAAGAGCAGCAGTGCACATACCCCGACTCTATAAACCTGGCACTAGTTGGCACTGCACAGCTGCTGTTCACACAAGTAGTAGAGAGAGGACAGACTGGCAGTGACATAGGAAGAGTTTGTGCAGAGTGGTGAAGGGCAGTGAGGTTGGCACTGGATGTAGCAGATGAGGGTGAAGCTGGCAGTGGGCAGAGCTGTGCATTGTGACGCCGGCAGTGGGCAGAGCAGTAGCAGGTGAGCCTGGCAGCAGTGACTGGAGCTGGCATTACtgcccatagtgccccccacacacttGTGGTCCATGTATTTATGAGTGTCGGGGAGGGAGCACAGGGAATGGCCGAGCTGAAATCTGTCCCGGCTGATGCCTACATGTCCCTGGCACAGTCATATGGGCAGACCTTCTATGGCGCTCTCCGTGGTGCTGAGGCGCGCAATTACGCGGGAGGACCTGCAGCTCTGGACTACAACCCGGGCTCCAGGGACAGGTCTGGGGACAGCAGCGAGGACCAGAGCGGGGATGACGACGACAGCTTCGACCCTACAAAGAGCAGCCCGTCCTATGACAATGAGGGAAAACTTACCGGCAAGAAACCCAAGGAGCAGCGCTCACTGAGACTGAGTATCAATGccagggagaggaggaggatgcaCGACCTCAACGATGCCCTGGACGGACTCCGATCTGTTATCCCTTATGCACACAGCCCATCAGTCAGAAAACTGTCCAAAATTGCCACCCTGCTCCTTGCCAAGAACTACATCCTCATGCAGGCCCAAGCTCTGGAGGAGATGAGGAGACTGGTTGCCTATCTAAACCAAGGACAAACTATCAGCAGCTCCCTCAGCACTTCTTTGGCTCCATTTGGACAATCTTCAGTGTACCCCTACCCTGGAGCAAATGTGCCCAGCACTCCTGAGAAATGTTCAGCCTTCCCCGCTGGCACCTCCAGCCTTTGCAAACACTGCACAGATAAACCTTGATGAACCTTATTACTTACACCATACCAGGACTCTAACCCCCATCATTGTTCCATCATCTTCTCAGGACTCTCGGTAATATTTCACCCTACATTAAAGTGTGACAGGGGACTAGGGGGGTCATAATCATTCCGACGACGACCCATGAATACAGCTGTCCATTCATTGTCTGTAGCTGCAGAACAATCCACTTAGATCGGGTCACATATGGCGACATTTTCTGATAACTCTGGAAATAATCGCTAATAAATCGGATGTCTATTAAAAGAAAAGTTTGGATCATTGCTTTCTTATCTGTTTCATTGCATTGAGGGAAGTTGCAGTAGACCTACAATAGAGCATTAGCTACCATCAAAGTTCATGTAAGTTCTATGATGAGGGTGATGGTGGTGAAGATTATAGTCATGATCAGGGTGATGATATAGGTGGTTGTTGTAACCAAAGGTGAGAGGAAACTTCATAATGAACAGATTGACTAAAGCTTATTTCTAGAAAAGGTTTCTTTCTGCTTATTATATGATCACCAATTCTGCCAATTGTGGCTGATACCAGGTTTTCAAATGCACACATATGGCAGGTCTCCTGGTTGCTTGGTGTCCATAGATTCCGGTAATTGTAGTGAATTCATCTGCATATTAATTAATAATTTATTCCATTAATTATGCTATTTCATTTAATGACTATAATTAAAGCTATTTCTGATAGGCAGCCattcattaatattattatactgGTGGAGCATTATATTAGCATGACAGTTGTGTCAGTATTGAATAGGCATTTAGCATTGCTGAGCTAGTCATGTGCAGGAATGTGTCATTACATTACAATGTATTATGGTTTTCCATAGAGCTGCATGTTAAGTTGAGCTCTTTTTTAACTTACTGTGCTTAAGTGAACCAACTACACAACAAATTAATCTCTGCTACCTCTGATTGGTAATATGTAATAGAATAGTGTCACAGAATTATTAGATTATTACTGTCTTCTGTAAACCTATCGCATGTTCTGGACTCATGTCTGCAAAAACAACCATGTACATAAcaaatccatctctgctacatatGCTGATACTTTCACTCATGAAGTATTATGTTACTATTTGTTATCATTAGAACTGTAAGCTTACCTGTATGCTAAAAGAAACACGTACATAACacagtcaacactgctacatcttttATTtgccatatatttatatataataaggAAATGTCAttttatgtagtacattgtgaCTTTCACAGTTAAAGGGGCTGCTCTTATGTTTTCAGTACCTCACTGGTGGGTGTTTAGTGTATAtattgatgcagcagagctgagtatttcATTTGGTACCCATCATTATAATATAATGGGGTTTTACCTGTGGTTGTACATAGCCCTGTGGATAGACATAATGCATTATCTTTACTTAGTGTGTTAGTGAAGTAAGACACAAGACAAAAGTTAAATGGCTTTGCTGAATGTTTCCAAAGATATTGCAAAATGTAGTAGGGCTCAGTTTGTCAGATATGACAAAATTGTTGTGGGTTTGGAAGATAAATGTGTATGCAATTTGTGATGCTCAACAATCTCAACTGTGCACAATGGATTCTGAGGAACCACAATGTGGTGTAAACAGGATACATGCACAAACATAGCACAGCTGAGTTTGTAAAGTGACATCTTATCATTGCTTAGGCAGCAGGCAGACTTACTGCGGTATATTAATTCTGTGAGTTACCATTATACCTAAAAGAAACACTTTGGATTACCATGGTATACATAGTATGTATTATCTTGGAACATAAAATGTGTGCCATATGAGGATGTATGGGGGGAAGATAACATGCGATTCATGTTGGGAGACTAGATCTAAATGTGGTTCTGTACTGGGTAACTGGTTTTCtcattattacagtaatgctcacaCATGGTTAAGCGCTGCAGTTTTCACACAATTTTGCAAAGTTTGGTGCAAAAATTGTAATTTGAGATGATCCTGAGTATTTGAGCTTAGATAGACAGACAACATTTCCAGAAGAAACGCTTTTATAAATATTAGTCCAACAGTAACATGTAGTAATATTTTGTCATTGTTTCTACAATATTGAGACATTTCATTGTATTACTTACTACATGTTTACACCTAACACAATACTGGGAAAAGCAACAGCTAAATTTGCCATTTGGATAAATATCGCAATGTATTTCCTTATGTCCATCTAAAGATCCGAATGACAAAGCCAGTGCTGCTGTACCTACACAGGACCTGCTGATTCCACCATTAGCCTACTTATCCCTCTTAACATGAAATCACAGACACACCAGAGGTACTGGAGCCTATTCTGTGTTCATTAGTGGCTTCCTCATTGTGTCTACGGCCCAAGGCAGGGACATGTCTCAATAGATCTGTCACACACCCAGGGTGGGACCAGTTAAGGTTATTAAATCGATTTCCAAAGCTGTCTTCTATCCCGTGCTAATTGGAAAAAGAAGGATTTTGTCCTAGAACCTGACTCCTTCCTGGTATTTAATAATCAAGACAATACCGAGGCATCTTGTGCTTAAGAAGGAGACATTTCTTTTTATCATTGTTGACATGTTCCAAGCCTTGTTATTTGACCTTCTAGAAAATGGAGGCCATAACCAAGGCACCTAAGAAACCATCATAACTGTAGAGTTACTATTCTGCTTTTAGAAAGTTCTCTCTTTCTATGGTTTGGCCATTTTTAAGTTTTCTTGCAATATTCTCTGCTGAGGGCATTTTTATATTCCATACTATGAGCACGCTCACATTCAATGCTATGGATATTCTTGCATTCCATTCTATGGACTTTTTCATGTTCTGTGATAGGGAAAGTCTCATGTTTTATGTTATGGACCTTCTCACCTTCTATGCTATGGACGTCTTCACATCCCATGCAATATACATTGTCATAATTTAAGCGATAAATGGGTCTTCATGTTTTATGGTATGGATATTCCCACATCCCAAGCTATAGATGTTCTAATGTTTCATGTTATGGGCTTTCTCAAACTCCCACCTATGGATATGCTCATGTTCCATTGAGCTTTTGTTTATATGCTTCTGGAAACATCAATACTGATATCTCTTCCAAGAACCTATAGAAGAATGTGTCAATTCTCATCACCTTTCCTCTTAATCATATTCTTAAGCATGTATATTATTCCTTTAATACTGGT contains:
- the BHLHE23 gene encoding class E basic helix-loop-helix protein 23: MSVGEGAQGMAELKSVPADAYMSLAQSYGQTFYGALRGAEARNYAGGPAALDYNPGSRDRSGDSSEDQSGDDDDSFDPTKSSPSYDNEGKLTGKKPKEQRSLRLSINARERRRMHDLNDALDGLRSVIPYAHSPSVRKLSKIATLLLAKNYILMQAQALEEMRRLVAYLNQGQTISSSLSTSLAPFGQSSVYPYPGANVPSTPEKCSAFPAGTSSLCKHCTDKP